One segment of Prionailurus bengalensis isolate Pbe53 chromosome D4, Fcat_Pben_1.1_paternal_pri, whole genome shotgun sequence DNA contains the following:
- the FBXW5 gene encoding F-box/WD repeat-containing protein 5 isoform X4, whose translation MCRRSRRAGTGGRAEAPPPEPLGRRVGGDVGSPRPAHSSPGRGRAGPLTAWQGSLRPQGTGQGPAGAPGGVWGGLSGPRPTGPSFFSEGSLSQADSSEALGLQAATSWYEEFRRLYDTVPCVEVQTLKEHTDQVLHLSFSHSGYQFASCSKDCTVKIWNNDLTVSLLHSADMRPYNWSYTQFSQFNQDDSLLLASGVFLGPHNSSSGEIAVISLDNFALLSRVRNKPYDVFGCWLTETSLISGNLHRIGDITSCSVLWLNNAFQVRARVPPAAVASSACCPPAVSHPQDVESENVNVVKRLFKIQNLNASTIRTVMVADCSRFDSPDLLLDDGATPGRVFDLGGDSEDEAVGPGPAPARTKEGLRRFLDGLLDGRAQPQLSEHALETQVAELLAQGRTKPPEHSTAAARKLLVFTTGCLTYSPHQIGIKQILPHQMTTAGPVLGEGRGSDAFFDALDHVIDVHGHIIGMGLSPDNRYLYVNSRAWPSGSVVADPMQPPPIAEEIDLLVFDLKTMREVKRALRAHRAYTPNDQCFFIFLDVSRDFVASGAEDRHGYIWDRHYNICLAKLRHQDVVNSVVFSPQEQELLLTASDDATIKAWRSPRTVRIHQAPRPRPHPFFSWFASQKR comes from the exons ATGTGTCGCAGAAGCCGCCGCGCCGGGACCGGGGGCCGagccgaggccccgcccccggagCCCCTcggaaggagggtgggaggggacgttggcagcccccgccccgcccacagCTCGCCGGGCAGGGGCCGCGCTGGCCCGCTGACCGCCTGGCAGGGCTCCCTTAGACCACAAGGCACAGGCCAAGGGCCGGCTGGTGCCCCTGGCGGCGTCTGGGGCGGGCTGTCTGGTCCTCGTCCCACCGGCCCCAGCTTCTTCTCGGAAGGATCTCTGTCCCAAGCTGACAGCTCTGAAGCCTTGGGTCTACAAG cgGCCACATCCTGGTATGAAGAGTTTCGGCGGCTCTACGACACGGTGCCCTGCGTGGAAGTGCAGACGCTCAAGGAGCACACGGACCAGGTCCTGCACCTCAGCTTCTCACACTCCGGCTACCAGTTTGCTTCCTGCTCCAAGGACTGCACGGTGAAG ATCTGGAACAACGACCTGACGGTCTCGCTGCTGCACAGCGCGGACATGCGGCCCTATAACTGGAGCTACACCCAGTTCTCCCAGTTCAACCAGGACGACTCGCTGCTGCTGGCGTCCGGGGTGTTCCTGGGGCCCCACAACTCCTCGTCTGGTGAGATCGCAGTCATCAGCCTAG ACAACTTCGCCCTGCTGTCCCGAGTGCGCAACAAGCCATACGACGTGTTTGGCTGCTGGCTCACGGAGACCAGCCTGATCTCGGGGAACCTGCACCGCATCGGAGACATTACCTCCTGCTCAGTGCTCTGGCTCAACAACGCCTTCCAGGTGCGGGCGCGTGTGCCCCCTGCGGCTGTCGCCTCCTCGGCCTGCTGCCCACCTGctgtctcccacccccaggaCGTGGAGTCCGAGAACGTCAACGTGGTAAAGCGGCTCTTCAAGATCCAGAACCTTAACGCCAGCACCATCCGCACAGTGATGGTGGCCGACTGCAGCCGCTTCGACAGCCCGGACCTCCTGCTGGATGACGGTGCCACCCCCGGCCGCGTCTTCGACCTGGGCGGCGACAGTGAGGACGAGGCGGTGGGCCCAGGGCCGGCTCCGGCCCGCACCAAGGAGGGCTTGCGGCGCTTCCTGGACGGGCTCCTGGACGGGCGGGCGCAGCCCCAGCTGTCAGAGCACGCGCTGGAGACACAGGTGGCCGAGCTGCTGGCCCAGGGCCGCACCAAGCCCCCCGAGCACAGCACAGCCGCTGCCCGCAAGCTCCTTGTCTTCACCACGGGCTGCCTCACCTACTCGCCGCACCAGATCG GCATTAAGCAGATCCTGCCACACCAGATGACCACAGCCGGgcctgtgctgggggaggggcggggctcagATGCCTTCTTTGATGCCCTGGACCACGTCATCGACGTGCACGGACACATCATCGGCATGGGCTTGTCCCCGGACAACAG GTATCTGTACGTGAACAGCCGAGCCTGGCCGAGCGGTTCTGTGGTGGCCGACCCCATGCAGCCACCGCCCATCGCAGAGGAGATCGACCTGCTGGTGTTTGACCTCAAGACCATGCGGGAGGTGAAGCGGGCTCTGCGGGCCCACCGCGCCTACACACCCAACGACCAGTGCTTCTTCATCTTCCTGGATGTCAGCAGGGACTTCGTGGCCAG CGGGGCCGAAGACCGGCACGGCTACATCTGGGACCGGCACTACAACATCTGCCTGGCGAAGCTGCGGCATCAGGACGTGGTCAACTCTGTGGTCTTCAGCCCCCAGGAGCAGGAGCTGCTGCTGACGGCCAGCGACGATGCCACCATCAAAGCCTGGCGTTCGCCGCGCACCGTGCGCATCCACCAGGCCCCGCGTCCTCGTCCCCACCCGTTTTTCTCCTGGTTTGCCAGCCAGAAGCGCTGA
- the FBXW5 gene encoding F-box/WD repeat-containing protein 5 isoform X1, which produces MCRRSRRAGTGGRAEAPPPEPLGRRVGGDVGSPRPAHSSPGRGRAGPLTAWQGSLRPQGTGQGPAGAPGGVWGGLSGPRPTGPSFFSEGSLSQADSSEALGLQGLPRQNVTMDEGGAPLLPDSLVYQIFLSLGPADVLAAGLVCRQWHAVSRDEFLWREQFYRHYQVARDVPRHPAATSWYEEFRRLYDTVPCVEVQTLKEHTDQVLHLSFSHSGYQFASCSKDCTVKIWNNDLTVSLLHSADMRPYNWSYTQFSQFNQDDSLLLASGVFLGPHNSSSGEIAVISLDNFALLSRVRNKPYDVFGCWLTETSLISGNLHRIGDITSCSVLWLNNAFQVRARVPPAAVASSACCPPAVSHPQDVESENVNVVKRLFKIQNLNASTIRTVMVADCSRFDSPDLLLDDGATPGRVFDLGGDSEDEAVGPGPAPARTKEGLRRFLDGLLDGRAQPQLSEHALETQVAELLAQGRTKPPEHSTAAARKLLVFTTGCLTYSPHQIGIKQILPHQMTTAGPVLGEGRGSDAFFDALDHVIDVHGHIIGMGLSPDNRYLYVNSRAWPSGSVVADPMQPPPIAEEIDLLVFDLKTMREVKRALRAHRAYTPNDQCFFIFLDVSRDFVASGAEDRHGYIWDRHYNICLAKLRHQDVVNSVVFSPQEQELLLTASDDATIKAWRSPRTVRIHQAPRPRPHPFFSWFASQKR; this is translated from the exons ATGTGTCGCAGAAGCCGCCGCGCCGGGACCGGGGGCCGagccgaggccccgcccccggagCCCCTcggaaggagggtgggaggggacgttggcagcccccgccccgcccacagCTCGCCGGGCAGGGGCCGCGCTGGCCCGCTGACCGCCTGGCAGGGCTCCCTTAGACCACAAGGCACAGGCCAAGGGCCGGCTGGTGCCCCTGGCGGCGTCTGGGGCGGGCTGTCTGGTCCTCGTCCCACCGGCCCCAGCTTCTTCTCGGAAGGATCTCTGTCCCAAGCTGACAGCTCTGAAGCCTTGGGTCTACAAG GGCTGCCCCGGCAGAATGTCACAATGGACGAGGGGGGTGCGCCCCTGCTCCCTGACAGCCTCGTCTACCAGATCTTCCTGAGCTTGGGCCCGGCCGACGTGCTTGCTGCTGGGCTGGTGTGCCGCCAGTGGCACGCCGTGTCCCGGGATGAGTTCCTGTGGAGGGAGCAGTTCTACCGCCACTACCAGGTGGCCCGCGACGTGCCCCGGCACCCAG cgGCCACATCCTGGTATGAAGAGTTTCGGCGGCTCTACGACACGGTGCCCTGCGTGGAAGTGCAGACGCTCAAGGAGCACACGGACCAGGTCCTGCACCTCAGCTTCTCACACTCCGGCTACCAGTTTGCTTCCTGCTCCAAGGACTGCACGGTGAAG ATCTGGAACAACGACCTGACGGTCTCGCTGCTGCACAGCGCGGACATGCGGCCCTATAACTGGAGCTACACCCAGTTCTCCCAGTTCAACCAGGACGACTCGCTGCTGCTGGCGTCCGGGGTGTTCCTGGGGCCCCACAACTCCTCGTCTGGTGAGATCGCAGTCATCAGCCTAG ACAACTTCGCCCTGCTGTCCCGAGTGCGCAACAAGCCATACGACGTGTTTGGCTGCTGGCTCACGGAGACCAGCCTGATCTCGGGGAACCTGCACCGCATCGGAGACATTACCTCCTGCTCAGTGCTCTGGCTCAACAACGCCTTCCAGGTGCGGGCGCGTGTGCCCCCTGCGGCTGTCGCCTCCTCGGCCTGCTGCCCACCTGctgtctcccacccccaggaCGTGGAGTCCGAGAACGTCAACGTGGTAAAGCGGCTCTTCAAGATCCAGAACCTTAACGCCAGCACCATCCGCACAGTGATGGTGGCCGACTGCAGCCGCTTCGACAGCCCGGACCTCCTGCTGGATGACGGTGCCACCCCCGGCCGCGTCTTCGACCTGGGCGGCGACAGTGAGGACGAGGCGGTGGGCCCAGGGCCGGCTCCGGCCCGCACCAAGGAGGGCTTGCGGCGCTTCCTGGACGGGCTCCTGGACGGGCGGGCGCAGCCCCAGCTGTCAGAGCACGCGCTGGAGACACAGGTGGCCGAGCTGCTGGCCCAGGGCCGCACCAAGCCCCCCGAGCACAGCACAGCCGCTGCCCGCAAGCTCCTTGTCTTCACCACGGGCTGCCTCACCTACTCGCCGCACCAGATCG GCATTAAGCAGATCCTGCCACACCAGATGACCACAGCCGGgcctgtgctgggggaggggcggggctcagATGCCTTCTTTGATGCCCTGGACCACGTCATCGACGTGCACGGACACATCATCGGCATGGGCTTGTCCCCGGACAACAG GTATCTGTACGTGAACAGCCGAGCCTGGCCGAGCGGTTCTGTGGTGGCCGACCCCATGCAGCCACCGCCCATCGCAGAGGAGATCGACCTGCTGGTGTTTGACCTCAAGACCATGCGGGAGGTGAAGCGGGCTCTGCGGGCCCACCGCGCCTACACACCCAACGACCAGTGCTTCTTCATCTTCCTGGATGTCAGCAGGGACTTCGTGGCCAG CGGGGCCGAAGACCGGCACGGCTACATCTGGGACCGGCACTACAACATCTGCCTGGCGAAGCTGCGGCATCAGGACGTGGTCAACTCTGTGGTCTTCAGCCCCCAGGAGCAGGAGCTGCTGCTGACGGCCAGCGACGATGCCACCATCAAAGCCTGGCGTTCGCCGCGCACCGTGCGCATCCACCAGGCCCCGCGTCCTCGTCCCCACCCGTTTTTCTCCTGGTTTGCCAGCCAGAAGCGCTGA
- the FBXW5 gene encoding F-box/WD repeat-containing protein 5 isoform X6, which produces MCRRSRRAGTGGRAEAPPPEPLGRRVGGDVGSPRPAHSSPGRGRAGPLTAWQGSLRPQGTGQGPAGAPGGVWGGLSGPRPTGPSFFSEGSLSQADSSEALGLQAATSWYEEFRRLYDTVPCVEVQTLKEHTDQVLHLSFSHSGYQFASCSKDCTVKIWNNDLTVSLLHSADMRPYNWSYTQFSQFNQDDSLLLASGVFLGPHNSSSGEIAVISLDNFALLSRVRNKPYDVFGCWLTETSLISGNLHRIGDITSCSVLWLNNAFQDVESENVNVVKRLFKIQNLNASTIRTVMVADCSRFDSPDLLLDDGATPGRVFDLGGDSEDEAVGPGPAPARTKEGLRRFLDGLLDGRAQPQLSEHALETQVAELLAQGRTKPPEHSTAAARKLLVFTTGCLTYSPHQIGIKQILPHQMTTAGPVLGEGRGSDAFFDALDHVIDVHGHIIGMGLSPDNRYLYVNSRAWPSGSVVADPMQPPPIAEEIDLLVFDLKTMREVKRALRAHRAYTPNDQCFFIFLDVSRDFVASGAEDRHGYIWDRHYNICLAKLRHQDVVNSVVFSPQEQELLLTASDDATIKAWRSPRTVRIHQAPRPRPHPFFSWFASQKR; this is translated from the exons ATGTGTCGCAGAAGCCGCCGCGCCGGGACCGGGGGCCGagccgaggccccgcccccggagCCCCTcggaaggagggtgggaggggacgttggcagcccccgccccgcccacagCTCGCCGGGCAGGGGCCGCGCTGGCCCGCTGACCGCCTGGCAGGGCTCCCTTAGACCACAAGGCACAGGCCAAGGGCCGGCTGGTGCCCCTGGCGGCGTCTGGGGCGGGCTGTCTGGTCCTCGTCCCACCGGCCCCAGCTTCTTCTCGGAAGGATCTCTGTCCCAAGCTGACAGCTCTGAAGCCTTGGGTCTACAAG cgGCCACATCCTGGTATGAAGAGTTTCGGCGGCTCTACGACACGGTGCCCTGCGTGGAAGTGCAGACGCTCAAGGAGCACACGGACCAGGTCCTGCACCTCAGCTTCTCACACTCCGGCTACCAGTTTGCTTCCTGCTCCAAGGACTGCACGGTGAAG ATCTGGAACAACGACCTGACGGTCTCGCTGCTGCACAGCGCGGACATGCGGCCCTATAACTGGAGCTACACCCAGTTCTCCCAGTTCAACCAGGACGACTCGCTGCTGCTGGCGTCCGGGGTGTTCCTGGGGCCCCACAACTCCTCGTCTGGTGAGATCGCAGTCATCAGCCTAG ACAACTTCGCCCTGCTGTCCCGAGTGCGCAACAAGCCATACGACGTGTTTGGCTGCTGGCTCACGGAGACCAGCCTGATCTCGGGGAACCTGCACCGCATCGGAGACATTACCTCCTGCTCAGTGCTCTGGCTCAACAACGCCTTCCAG gaCGTGGAGTCCGAGAACGTCAACGTGGTAAAGCGGCTCTTCAAGATCCAGAACCTTAACGCCAGCACCATCCGCACAGTGATGGTGGCCGACTGCAGCCGCTTCGACAGCCCGGACCTCCTGCTGGATGACGGTGCCACCCCCGGCCGCGTCTTCGACCTGGGCGGCGACAGTGAGGACGAGGCGGTGGGCCCAGGGCCGGCTCCGGCCCGCACCAAGGAGGGCTTGCGGCGCTTCCTGGACGGGCTCCTGGACGGGCGGGCGCAGCCCCAGCTGTCAGAGCACGCGCTGGAGACACAGGTGGCCGAGCTGCTGGCCCAGGGCCGCACCAAGCCCCCCGAGCACAGCACAGCCGCTGCCCGCAAGCTCCTTGTCTTCACCACGGGCTGCCTCACCTACTCGCCGCACCAGATCG GCATTAAGCAGATCCTGCCACACCAGATGACCACAGCCGGgcctgtgctgggggaggggcggggctcagATGCCTTCTTTGATGCCCTGGACCACGTCATCGACGTGCACGGACACATCATCGGCATGGGCTTGTCCCCGGACAACAG GTATCTGTACGTGAACAGCCGAGCCTGGCCGAGCGGTTCTGTGGTGGCCGACCCCATGCAGCCACCGCCCATCGCAGAGGAGATCGACCTGCTGGTGTTTGACCTCAAGACCATGCGGGAGGTGAAGCGGGCTCTGCGGGCCCACCGCGCCTACACACCCAACGACCAGTGCTTCTTCATCTTCCTGGATGTCAGCAGGGACTTCGTGGCCAG CGGGGCCGAAGACCGGCACGGCTACATCTGGGACCGGCACTACAACATCTGCCTGGCGAAGCTGCGGCATCAGGACGTGGTCAACTCTGTGGTCTTCAGCCCCCAGGAGCAGGAGCTGCTGCTGACGGCCAGCGACGATGCCACCATCAAAGCCTGGCGTTCGCCGCGCACCGTGCGCATCCACCAGGCCCCGCGTCCTCGTCCCCACCCGTTTTTCTCCTGGTTTGCCAGCCAGAAGCGCTGA